The window CGGCTGGGGAATGCCCGCCAGGTCGCACAAGGAGGGGTAGATGTCGACGAACTCGGTGAGCCCCTCGGTGACGCCGGGCTTGATTCCCGGGCCGGAGATCATCATCGGGGCATGATAGCCCAGGTCCATGCAGACCTGCTTGCACCAGAAGCCGTGCTCGCCGAGGAACCAGCCGTGGTCGCCCCAGAGGATCACGATGGTGTTGTCGCGCAGACCCAGCTTGTCCAACTCGGCCAGCACCTGCCCGACCAGCGAATCGATATAGCTCACGCAGGCGTAGTAGCCGTGAACGAGCTTGCGGTTGAGCTCGGCGGAGACCGGACCGCGCTTGGGCGTGCCGGCGTACTGCCCGCGGAGTTCCTTCCACTGATACGTCGTCAGCGGGCCCGGAGCGTTCTTGGGCAGGTTGGGGTTGTCGGCCAGCACGAGCTTCTCGCCGTCGTACATGTCCCAGTATTTCTTGGGGGCCAGGAAGGGCAGGTGCGGCTTGGTCAGCCCGCAGGCGATGAAGAACGGTTTGTCGCTCTTGGCCAGGCGGCGCAGGTCGGCGATGGTTTTCTCGGCGATCTGCCCGTCGGGGTATTCGTTGTCCTTGCAGTCGTCGTCTTCATAGGGCATGCCGAAGCACATGGGCTTGCCCCGCTTTCGCTCCGAAGCCACCATCGCGGTGGATTCCTTCTTGCGATAGCCCGGCCAGCCGATCGTCGGGGAGTAATGGTCTTCGCTCCAGCCGTCCTTGCAGTCGGGGGAGTTGTGGAAGACCTTGCCGTTGGCGACGGTGTGATAGCCGTTCTGCTTGAACCACTTGGCCAACGTCACCACGCCGGGGGCGTCCTTCTCCGCCCAGGCCGCCCAGTCCGAAAAACGAGTTTCGTTGGGTCTCAGACCCGTCAGCAGGCTCGCTCGCGAGGCGCCGCAGACAGGCACCTGGCAGTACGACTTCTTGAACAGCACGCCGCGCGCAGCCAGGGCGTCGATGTTGGGCGACTTCATCTGCTTTTGCCCGTAACAACCAAGCTGCGGTCGCAGATCGTCTACGGGAATGAACAGTACGTTGTACTTCTTGCCCGAGGCGTTCTGGCCCAGCGCGAAGTCCGGTCCCAGTACGCTCATGGCGCCGGCGGCGGCGCCGGCCACGGCGGCACTCTTGAGGAACGATCTGCGATCCATGGCAAATCCTTTCGATCGGGGAAACAACCGCGCGGGGCAAGCCCCGCCGCTAACATTCCGGTGCTACGACTTCTTGCACGCCTTGATGATAAACTCCGCCACCTTGGTCTGATCGGCGGCGTTACAGGCCTTGTTGTGCGCCCCGGCGACGGCTTTGGGGTTCTTGGCGTCGACGCGTTTCTGCACGGCTTCGAGTTTCGCGTCGCCCTTGATGCTGTCGCGGCTGATGATGATCGCCACGCCGGTAAAATCGCCGCCAAGTTCCTTCATCTTCCTGGCGACGACGGCAGAGTTCTCCTCGTACGGCACGCCCTCGTCCTGGGGGCTGTAGAAATGCAGCACGGGGATCTTCGCCTTGGCGATGGGCTCGAGCAGATCGATAGGGTTCTGCTTGTACTCCATCGCCTGCTGCTCGGTCAGGCCGTACACGGTCTGGAGCAGTTTCCAACTCCCGCCGTGTCCGCCGGAAAGCCCCTTGCCGCCGGGCCAGCTCTTGATGTCGCAGACGGGGGCGGCGCCAACGATGCAGCCGACCTGGTCCGGATGGACCGCCGCCCACTTGTGAATGATCAGCCCGCCGCGGCTGATGCCGATCAGCGCGGGCTTGGCCGCCAGGGCGTACGTGGTGGTCATTTCTTTATAGAAAGCGTCCCAGGTCTTCATCGCCTCGGGCGAACCGAGCGGATCGCTCGCGTCGATGTAGGCGACGTGGAAGCCCGCTTCCAGCAGCGCCTTGTCGGCCATCGGCACGTGTGCGAAGGGCGCCCGCAGCACCCAGGGGCGACCGGCCGCGGGCGTCTTGGGGACCGCCACCCAGCACGGGCGGCCGGCCACTTCAAAGCTGAACTGGTCGGCGCCATTCCATTCTCTTTTCACTCCGGAAAAGGGCGGGCACTGCTCGCGGCCTTGGCCTGCTCCGTCGGAGACGCGCTGGCCTTGGGGGCTGCCTTGATGGCTTCGGCGACGGTCTGGGCGATGACTGCATAGCCCTTGGCATTGGGATGCACGCCATCGTCGTAGAGGTCGGCCTTGCCGGCGGTGGGCGTGTAGCAGTCGATCAGCGGGAGCTTCAGGTCCTCGGCAATCTGCTTGACCAGCGGGACAACCTGTTCCTTGACGACCTTCTCAGTGATGCCGTAGGCGTCTTTGCCGACCGCCACGGGCGTGCAGATGTAGATCTTGGGCTTGCTGGGCAGGTCGGCGAAGCTCTTAACCAGTGCCTTGTAGGCCGCGGTGAACTTTTCCTTGTCGACAGTGGCCGACTTGGCGTCGTTGGTGCCCAGCATGATCACCACCACGTCGGGCTTGGAAGCCATAGCCTGCTTGCAGTACTTGTCGGTGGCGTACTGCCCTCTGCCGGGCAGAACCGTGCGCCCGGAGGCGCCGTAGTTGCCCACAACGTAGTCGCTGCCCAGCAGGGCGCCGAGCTGCTTGGGATAATCCTGTCCGCCGCCGCCGACGCCCTTGGTGATGCTGTCGCCCGCGCAGGCGACCTTTGTCGCAGCGGCCGCCGGCGAGGCAAACACCAAGGCGCAGATCGTCATCCCAATCGCTAAGCTCATCATCCCATGTCGCATGTGTAATCAGTCCTTTCTGCCGGCGCATGCCGGGGCTAAGTTCGCTTCAAAGTGTAACCCGTATGATGTGGAAACGGACCTCTCAGGACGTGGCCTTGAGGCGAAGAAGAGATTTCCCATTTCCAATTTACAATTTCCAATTTATGGCCAGCCCCGTTTTTCCAAATGGGCAATTGAAAATTGGCAATTGGCAATTGCCCTATCTTTCCATGTTCTCCGCGGTGCCAATGTTCTTGAAGATCGCCAGGCCGTCCTTGCCGGGGCAGACGATGTCCAGGCGGCCGTCGCCGTCGATGTCCACCACCTGGAAGCTGATCCCGCAGCCCTTGGCGTGGGGGATCGGGCCAAAGTCGATCGGCAGCTTGCTGAAGCCCTCGCCGGTCCACTTGAAATAGTACAAGCCGTACGGATCGTATTCGCCCGGGTCGTGACCGCAGTGGGCGCGGTAGCGCTTGCCGGTGACCAGCTCGGGCTGGCCGTCGCCGTCGATGTCGCCCCACCACAGGTCGTGGTACTCGCTGTTGAACGGGTCGATGGGGTGCTTGATCCACGTGCGATTGCCCGCCTTGTCGCGCTTCTGCTCCCACCAGTCCAGCCCGTATGCGTGCGATTGGCCGACGATCAGATCGTTGACGCCGTCGCCGTTGACGTCGGTGACGATGATCGGGATCGACGCCGAGCCCAGGTCGAACTCCTCGTGGAAGATCCATTTGCCGCCGATGCGGTCCTGCGGGGCCTCGAGCCAACCCTTGGCCAGAATGATGTCGCCGCGCCCGTCGCCGTTGATGTCGCCAAAGCCCAACCCGTGCCCGCTGGGCTTGTCGTAGATCTCGACTTCCTTGAACTGCCCCGTGCCCTTGCCAGCCGCGTCCGTGATGAGCTTGTAGAACTTCTGGCTGTGGCAGGGCGTGTTGGGGACGATCTCGAGCACGCCGTCGCCGTCGATGTCCCAGGCGCGGGTCGTCTCGACGTTGCCGCAGTTGCCGATGATATGCTCAGCCCAGGGCTTGGTCGGGTCGCCCTTGGGGTTCTCGCGCCAACGGATGTTGCCGCCCCACCACCCGCCGGTGACGAAATCGAGGTACCCGTCGCCGTTGATGTCCATGGGGATGGTCGAGAAATCGTCGAAGTACTCGCCCTCGGCCTTAACCGGGCCGATGATGTTCTTCTTCGAAAAGTTTGGGCCCTCGTACCAGTACGCCCCGCAGACGATGTCGAGCACGCCGTCGTTGTTGACATCAAAGACGCCGCACGATTCGTACCGCTCGTCCGAAATCCATATCTTCTGAAATCGCAGTGGAGGCATTGATCTTCCTTTCAAGGAGACTTACCGGAGAAGATTGGAACACGGGAATAATGGAATATTGGGAAGCGGCCCGAAGCCTCGCTCCATCCTTCCATCCTTCCATTCTTCCATCATTCCATTCTTCCGTTGTTATTGTCCGAAGCGCAGCTTGATGTACTGCCGCGCCATCTTGAGGTCTTCGACGGCCTCGGCGGCGGCGCAGGGCGGCGTCATTTTGCCCTGGATGACGTCGACGAAGTTGATGGCCTGCTGGCGCATGGCATGGACCCAGGGCATCGTGGGGAAGCTGCGCACGGGCGTCGAGTCGCCCGGGTCGGCGTAGACTTCCACTGTGCCGGCGCGCGTGTGGGCCAGCGGGGCCGGCAGGCGGATCATGACGTAGCCCTTCTCGAAGGCCACCAGCGCCGACTCCTCCCATTCGATCGTCGTGCGGTAGGGCGTCATTTCGATCGTGCCCGCGACGCCCGAGGCGCTCTCGACCGCCAGCAGCACGCCGCTCTTTTCGGCGTAGGTGACGTTATAGCTTTCGCCCAGCAGGTGCCGCATCAGGTTCACCTGGTGGATGTAGTAGTTCACGAACGAGACATACGCCTGGCTGGTGGGCTTGTCCATGCCCGGCAGGGACGCCTCCCAGCCGCCTTCGACCTCGCGCTTGAGTTCCGGCGCCGCGTCGCCGGCGTTGAGTACGCCGATGGCGCCGTTGGCAACCCAATCGCCCGCCGGCATGAGGATGCGGACGTACCTCAGCGCGCCCATCTTGCCCGAGGCCTTCCAGTCCTTGATGACGCTCATGGCGTGCATCACGGCCGGGTCTGACCGCTTGTGATAGCCGACCATGTGCGTGCAGCCAGCCCTTTGGGCAGCGGCGGCGAGATTCTCAGCCGCCCCCACCGTGACGGCCAGCGGCTTTTCCGTGAAGACGAACTTGGCGCCGCTGTAGAGTTCGGGCATGAGGACGGCGTGGCGGTCGAAGGGCTGGCTGGCGACGATGCCGTCGAGCTTCTCTGCCGCGAACATGGCCTTGTGGTCTTCGTAGACCTTGGGGATCCCGTAGCGCGCCGCGACGAGCTTGCCGGTTTCTTTGCGGACCTCGGCCAGGGCGACGACTTCGCAGTTGTCCAGCGTGACGTAATTCTGCAGATGGGCTTTCTGACCCATGAACCCGACGCCGACGAATCCGATCCTGACCTTGGCCATGGTGCTTTCCTTTTGTTAATGCCGCCGGAGATGCGCCGGCGGAATGGCCGATGATTCTATCACTGCCAGTGTCCGGTGCCAGATCAATTTCCCACAAAAGACCAAGATTCAACAGGGTTGGAGGACGGGTTTTGGAATTGCGGATTTCGGATTTCGGATTGCGGATTATTCCGCGGTTCGAGCATGGTCTTGACGGTAATCCGCAATCCGAAATCAACAATCCGCAATTGCGCGCCCATCTGTTACAATCGCCTGGATGAAGATCGACGTCAGCTATGTCGCGCAGGTGCGCTCCGCCGCCGGAGTCGGGGTCGAGTCTGTCGAGATGCCCGCCGGCGCCACGGCGGCGGATCTGGCCTCGCAGGTCGCCGGCGCCCATGGCCAAACCCTTGAGCATCTGTTGTTGGACGAGGCGGGACTGCCGCGAA is drawn from Planctomycetaceae bacterium and contains these coding sequences:
- a CDS encoding sulfatase, yielding MDRRSFLKSAAVAGAAAGAMSVLGPDFALGQNASGKKYNVLFIPVDDLRPQLGCYGQKQMKSPNIDALAARGVLFKKSYCQVPVCGASRASLLTGLRPNETRFSDWAAWAEKDAPGVVTLAKWFKQNGYHTVANGKVFHNSPDCKDGWSEDHYSPTIGWPGYRKKESTAMVASERKRGKPMCFGMPYEDDDCKDNEYPDGQIAEKTIADLRRLAKSDKPFFIACGLTKPHLPFLAPKKYWDMYDGEKLVLADNPNLPKNAPGPLTTYQWKELRGQYAGTPKRGPVSAELNRKLVHGYYACVSYIDSLVGQVLAELDKLGLRDNTIVILWGDHGWFLGEHGFWCKQVCMDLGYHAPMMISGPGIKPGVTEGLTEFVDIYPSLCDLAGIPQPPHLEGLSFKPLLDDPKRPWKKAIFSRYPSPDGDGVCDGRFVYTRYTFRGRQEGHMLYDHESDPKENVNVVADPKYADVVKRLAPLVTGGAKWWKVLPEGIDPPPAAKKLMG
- a CDS encoding alpha/beta hydrolase, which codes for MKREWNGADQFSFEVAGRPCWVAVPKTPAAGRPWVLRAPFAHVPMADKALLEAGFHVAYIDASDPLGSPEAMKTWDAFYKEMTTTYALAAKPALIGISRGGLIIHKWAAVHPDQVGCIVGAAPVCDIKSWPGGKGLSGGHGGSWKLLQTVYGLTEQQAMEYKQNPIDLLEPIAKAKIPVLHFYSPQDEGVPYEENSAVVARKMKELGGDFTGVAIIISRDSIKGDAKLEAVQKRVDAKNPKAVAGAHNKACNAADQTKVAEFIIKACKKS
- a CDS encoding GDSL-type esterase/lipase family protein, whose protein sequence is MRHGMMSLAIGMTICALVFASPAAAATKVACAGDSITKGVGGGGQDYPKQLGALLGSDYVVGNYGASGRTVLPGRGQYATDKYCKQAMASKPDVVVIMLGTNDAKSATVDKEKFTAAYKALVKSFADLPSKPKIYICTPVAVGKDAYGITEKVVKEQVVPLVKQIAEDLKLPLIDCYTPTAGKADLYDDGVHPNAKGYAVIAQTVAEAIKAAPKASASPTEQAKAASSARPFPE
- a CDS encoding VCBS repeat-containing protein, encoding MPPLRFQKIWISDERYESCGVFDVNNDGVLDIVCGAYWYEGPNFSKKNIIGPVKAEGEYFDDFSTIPMDINGDGYLDFVTGGWWGGNIRWRENPKGDPTKPWAEHIIGNCGNVETTRAWDIDGDGVLEIVPNTPCHSQKFYKLITDAAGKGTGQFKEVEIYDKPSGHGLGFGDINGDGRGDIILAKGWLEAPQDRIGGKWIFHEEFDLGSASIPIIVTDVNGDGVNDLIVGQSHAYGLDWWEQKRDKAGNRTWIKHPIDPFNSEYHDLWWGDIDGDGQPELVTGKRYRAHCGHDPGEYDPYGLYYFKWTGEGFSKLPIDFGPIPHAKGCGISFQVVDIDGDGRLDIVCPGKDGLAIFKNIGTAENMER
- a CDS encoding Gfo/Idh/MocA family oxidoreductase, giving the protein MAKVRIGFVGVGFMGQKAHLQNYVTLDNCEVVALAEVRKETGKLVAARYGIPKVYEDHKAMFAAEKLDGIVASQPFDRHAVLMPELYSGAKFVFTEKPLAVTVGAAENLAAAAQRAGCTHMVGYHKRSDPAVMHAMSVIKDWKASGKMGALRYVRILMPAGDWVANGAIGVLNAGDAAPELKREVEGGWEASLPGMDKPTSQAYVSFVNYYIHQVNLMRHLLGESYNVTYAEKSGVLLAVESASGVAGTIEMTPYRTTIEWEESALVAFEKGYVMIRLPAPLAHTRAGTVEVYADPGDSTPVRSFPTMPWVHAMRQQAINFVDVIQGKMTPPCAAAEAVEDLKMARQYIKLRFGQ
- a CDS encoding MoaD/ThiS family protein — encoded protein: MKIDVSYVAQVRSAAGVGVESVEMPAGATAADLASQVAGAHGQTLEHLLLDEAGLPRKTILIFINNKQSDSATLLKENDRVTFLSPLSGG